In Monodelphis domestica isolate mMonDom1 chromosome 4, mMonDom1.pri, whole genome shotgun sequence, one DNA window encodes the following:
- the LOC107652282 gene encoding serine/arginine repetitive matrix protein 2-like has product MNTGQRLTGVQSGAKDKEMSGVGVQAQSGGDQQPEFVTEASAQAGDGIEAQSVSLTGARAGVRAQAPAKASGQFKTGTRPQALTRASPKPTVRVRAPSGDNTVRVPGANIQGQSETRLRSHSGAELRSQSGDEATAQVLVGVRGQSGVEGGSQAIANFRPQFENGVRDLSRLRVKPQSGIHISYKDEARDKNHSGPCVKDQYGVKVQPTDRVRAQSLTGIRPHSVVQAQPKVGVKAQSGVKAQSGDKAHSGDRAQPEVRAQSRAKAQSCVGASSGERTPFGSKIQSNVGARAQSGVRAHSGAGAQAAVRAQSEGKIQSSYRVLVQSGSKTPSYAEIKPESTNKIQSKVGIKCPSGVKVHSDVRVRIQSNVGIESRSGVRAHSEVKAQSNVGVSPQAEVSAQSGAPSVPRDRSPSEIRAQSLAGVSVQSGAPSVPRDRSPSEVRAQSLAGVSVQSGAPSVPRDRSPSEVRAQSPAGVSVQSGAPSVPRDRSPSEVRAQSLAGVSVQSGAPSVPRDRSPSEVRAQSRAGVSVQSGAPSVPRDRSPSEVRAQSLAGISVQSGAPYVPRIRSRSEVRAQSLAGVSIQPGAPSGPRVRSHSEVRAQSLAGVSIQSGVPSVPKDRSRSEVRAQSLTRVDVQSGVPSVPRVRSHSEVRALSLIGVNAQSGAPSVPRIRSRSEVRAQSLSRVDVQSEVPSVPRIRSQSLTGVSVQSGAPSVPRVRSHSEVRTSSLIGVNAQSGVPSVPRIRSRSLTGVSVQSGVPSVPRVRSHSEVRAPSLIGVNAQSGAPSVPRIRSQSLTGVSVQSVPRVRSYSEIRAQSLTRVNVQTGVPSVPRIRSQSLTGVSVQSGVPSVPRVRSHSEIRAQSLTGVNVQTGVPSVPRIRSQSLTGVSVQSGVPSVPRVRSHSEIRAQSLTGVNVQSGVSSVPRVRSHSKIRAQSLTGINVQSGVPSVPRVRSHSEVRAQSLTRTSVQSGAPSVPRIRSRSEVRAQSLSRVDVQSEAPSVPRIRPRSLAGISVQSGVPSGPRDRSPSEVRAQSLTGVSVQSEAPSVPRIRPRSLAGISVQSGVPSGPRIRSRSEVRAQSLTGVSVQSGAPSVARIRSRSEVRAQSPTGVSVQSGVPSVPRIRSRSEVRAPSLTRVSVQSGAPSGPRVRSRSEVRAQSLTGVSVQSGVPSVPRIRSPSAVRAQSLARVNVQSGIPSGPRIRSRSEVRAQSLTRTSVQSGVPSVPRIRSRSEVRAQSLTRVSVPSGAPSMPRIRSCFEVRAQSLAGVSVQSGVPSVPRFRSHSEGAPCLTRVSVRSGLPSVPRFRSHSEGAPSLAGVSVWSGVPFVPRVRSHSEGAPSLAGVSVRSGLPSVPRVRSHSEGAPSLAGVSVWSGVPFVPRVRSHSEGAPSLAGVNIQSRAPSMPRIRSHSAVRASSLAGVSIQSGAPSVPRIRSYSEVRGHSMMKVNAQSGVHVGAPSVLGVRPRTQGRAHSLMGDSAWSGIQTRVQSGPRVQSQALTRTCSLTEVSPHSGIHLEKKFVTKAKAQTNLKDHSGAETKEQSVLEIQDQSGLTALSMTGTGSQPEAGLGVPSMTEAKNQPEKDIRAQSEASSRAQSEVRTQPRTLANVQPKERVKAQYGLKVQAQSEVRTPPRTLGRTQFRKGVRAQSGAKVRTKSGPSVKSGFRVKTKPAVGIRAQPGKEVKEKSKDKSRAQSGFRVSNKSEVGNGVQYGARVKGQSGAGVKTPSGARVRAQTGTGVRIQSVGGSVAGERAQSGAEERVPSVAGERVMSVAGERAQSVAGERAQSGAEEKVPSVAGERVMSVAGERVMSVAGERAQSVAGERAQSGAEEKVPSVAEEKVPSVAGERVMSVAGERAQSVAGERAQSVPGERAQSVAGERAQSVAGERAQSVAGERAQSVPGERAQSVAGERAQSVAGERAQSVAGERAQSVAGERAQSVVGVRSQSVAGERAQSVAGERAQSVAGERAQSVPGERVMSVAGERAQSVAGERAQSVAGERAQSVAGERAQSVAGERAQSVAGERAQSVPGERAQSVAGERAQSVPGERVMSVAGERAQSVAGERAQSVAGERAQSVAGERAQSVAGERAQSVAGERAQSVAGERAQSVAGERAQSVPGERVMSVAGERAQSVPGERAQSVPGERVMSVAGERAQSVAGERAQSVAGERAQSVAGERAQSVPGERAQSVAEESHSVAGESQSVARERAQSVTGERAQSVAGVRPKTGTGV; this is encoded by the exons ATGAACACGGGACAGAGGCTGACTGGGGTTCAGTCTGGGGCTAAGGACAAGGAGATGTCTGGCGTTGGGGTCCAGGCTCAGTCTGGGGGTGACCAGCAGCCTGAGTTTGTGACAGAGGCCTCAGCTCAGGCTGGGGATGGGATTGAGGCTCAGTCTGTGTCCCTCACTGGGGCTAGGGCTGGGGTAAGAGCTCAGGCTCCAGCTAAGGCCAGTGGTCAGTTTAAGACTGGGACCAGGCCTCAGGCTTTGACTAGAGCCAGTCCTAAGCCCACAGTTAGGGTTAGGGCTCCGTCTGGGGATAATACAGTGAGGGTTCCTGGAGCCAACATCCAGGGTCAGTCTGAAACCAGACTCAGGTCTCATTCTGGGGCTGAGCTTAGATCTCAGTCTGGGGATGAGGCCACAGCCCAGGTTTTGGTTGGGGTCAGAGGTCAGTCTGGGGTCGAGGGCGGGTCTCAGGCCATAGCCAATTTCAGGCCTCAGTTTGAGAATGGAGTCAGGGATCTGTCTAGGCTCAGGGTCAAGCCTCAGTCTGGGATCCACATCAGTTATAAGGATGAGGCTAGGGACAAGAATCATTCTGGGCCTTGTGTCAAAGATCAATATGGAGTCAAGGTTCAGCCCACAGACAGGGTCAGGGCTCAGTCTCTAACTGGAATCAGGCCTCACTCTGTGGTACAGGCTCAGCCTAAAGTCGGAGTTAAGGCCCAATCTGGAGTCAAGGCTCAGTCTGGGGATAAAGCTCACTCCGGGGACAGGGCTCAGCCTGAGGTCAGGGCCCAATCTAGGGCCAAGGCCCAATCTTGTGTTGGGGCCTCATCTGGGGAAAGGACTCCGTTTGGAAGCAAGATTCAGTCCAATGTTGGGGCCAGGGCTCAATCTGGGGTCAGGGCTCATTCTGGGGCTGGGGCTCAGGCTGCAGTCAGGGCTCAATCTGAAGGCAAGATTCAGTCTAGTTATAGAGTTTTGGTTCAGTCTGGGAGCAAAACTCCATCTTATGCTGAGATAAAGCCCGAGTCTACGAATAAGATTCAGTCTAAAGTTGGGATCAAATGTCCTTCTGGGGTCAAGGTTCATTCTGatgtcagagtcaggattcagTCTAATGTTGGGATTGAGTCCCGTTCTGGGGTTAGAGCTCATTCTGAAGTTAAAGCTCAGTCTAATGTGGGTGTCAGTCCTCAGGCTGAAGTCAGTGCTCAATCTGGGGCTCCCTCTGTGCCCAGAGATAGATCTCCCTCTGAAATCAGGGCTCAGTCTCTGGCTGGAGTCAGTGTTCAATCTGGGGCTCCCTCTGTGCCCAGAGATAGATCTCCCTCTGAAGTCAGGGCTCAGTCTCTGGCTGGAGTCAGTGTTCAATCTGGGGCTCCCTCTGTGCCCAGAGATAGATCTCCCTCTGAAGTCAGGGCTCAGTCTCCGGCTGGAGTCAGTGTTCAATCTGGGGCTCCCTCTGTGCCCAGAGATAGATCTCCCTCTGAAGTCAGGGCTCAGTCTCTGGCTGGAGTCAGTGTTCAATCTGGGGCTCCCTCTGTGCCCAGAGATAGATCTCCCTCTGAAGTCAGGGCTCAGTCTCGGGCTGGAGTCAGTGTTCAATCTGGGGCTCCCTCTGTGCCCAGAGATAGATCTCCCTCTGAGGTCAGGGCTCAGTCTCTGGCTGGAATCAGTGTTCAGTCTGGGGCTCCCTATGTGCCCAGAATTAGGTCTCGTTCTGAGGTCAGGGCTCAGTCTCTGGCTGGAGTCAGCATTCAACCTGGGGCTCCCTCTGGGCCCAGAGTTAGATCTCATTCTGAAGTCAGGGCTCAGTCTCTGGCTGGAGTCAGCATTCAATCTGGGGTTCCCTCTGTGCCTAAAGATAGATCTCGCTCTGAAGTCAGGGCTCAGTCTCTGACTAGAGTAGATGTTCAATCAGGGGTTCCCTCTGTGCCAAGAGTTAGGTCTCACTCTGAAGTCAGGGCTCTGTCTCTTATTGGAGTCAATGCTCAATCTGGGGCTCCCTCTGTGCCCAGAATTAGGTCTCGCTCTGAAGTCAGGGCTCAGTCTCTGTCTAGAGTCGATGTTCAATCTGAGGTACCCTCTGTGCCCAGAATTAGGTCTCAGTCTCTGACTGGAGTCAGTGTTCAATCTGGGGCTCCTTCAGTGCCAAGAGTTAGATCTCACTCTGAGGTCAGGACTTCGTCTCTTATTGGAGTCAATGCTCAATCTGGGGTTCCCTCTGTACCCAGAATTAGGTCTCGGTCTCTGACTGGGGTCAGTGTTCAATCTGGGGTTCCCTCTGTGCCAAGAGTTAGGTCCCACTCTGAGGTCAGGGCTCCGTCTCTTATTGGAGTCAATGCTCAATCTGGGGCTCCCTCTGTACCCAGAATTAGGTCTCAGTCTCTGACTGGAGTCAGTGTTCAATCTGTGCCTAGAGTTAGGTCTTACTCTGAGATCAGGGCTCAGTCTCTGACTAGAGTCAATGTTCAAACTGGGGTTCCCTCTGTGCCCAGAATTAGGTCTCAGTCTCTGACTGGAGTCAGTGTTCAATCTGGGGTTCCCTCGGTGCCCAGAGTTAGGTCGCACTCTGAGATCAGGGCTCAGTCTCTGACTGGAGTCAATGTTCAAACTGGGGTTCCCTCTGTGCCCAGAATTAGGTCTCAGTCTCTGACTGGAGTCAGTGTTCAATCTGGGGTTCCCTCGGTGCCCAGAGTTAGGTCGCACTCTGAGATCAGGGCTCAGTCTCTGACTGGAGTCAATGTTCAATCTGGGGTTTCCTCTGTGCCAAGAGTTAGGTCTCACTCTAAGATCAGGGCTCAGTCTCTGACTGGAATCAATGTTCAATCTGGGGTTCCCTCGGTGCCAAGAGTTAGGTCTCACTCTGAAGTCAGGGCTCAGTCTCTGACTAGAACCAGTGTTCAATCTGGGGCTCCCTCTGTGCCCAGAATTAGGTCTCGCTCTGAAGTCAGGGCTCAGTCTCTGTCTAGAGTCGATGTTCAATCTGAGGCACCCTCTGTGCCCAGAATTAGGCCTCGGTCTCTGGCTGGAATCAGTGTTCAATCTGGGGTTCCCTCTGGGCCCAGAGATAGATCTCCCTCTGAGGTCAGAGCTCAGTCTCTGACTGGAGTCAGTGTTCAATCTGAGGCACCCTCTGTGCCCAGAATTAGGCCTCGGTCTCTGGCTGGAATCAGTGTTCAATCTGGGGTTCCCTCTGGGCCCAGAATTAGATCCCGCTCTGAGGTCAGAGCTCAGTCTCTGACTGGAGTCAGTGTTCAATCTGGGGCTCCCTCTGTGGCCAGAATTAGGTCTCGTTCTGAAGTTAGGGCTCAGTCTCCCACTGGAGTCAGTGTTCAATCTGGGGTTCCCTCTGTGCCCAGAATTAGATCTCGCTCTGAGGTCAGAGCTCCATCTCTGACTAGAGTCAGTGTTCAATCTGGGGCTCCCTCTGGGCCTAGAGTTAGGTCTCGCTCTGAAGTCAGGGCTCAATCTCTGACTGGAGTCAGTGTTCAATCTGGGGTTCCCTCTGTACCCAGAATTAGGTCTCCCTCTGCAGTCAGGGCTCAGTCTCTGGCTCGAGTTAATGTTCAATCTGGGATTCCCTCTGGGCCCAGAATTAGATCTCGCTCTGAGGTCAGAGCTCAGTCTCTGACTAGAACCAGTGTTCAATCTGGGGTTCCCTCTGTGCCCAGAATTAGGTCTCGCTCTGAAGTCAGGGCTCAGTCTCTGACAAGGGTCAGTGTTCCATCTGGGGCTCCCTCTATGCCTAGAATTAGGTCTTGCTTTGAAGTCAGGGCTCAGTCTCTGGCTGGAGTCAGTGTTCAATCTGGGGTTCCCTCTGTGCCTAGATTTAGATCTCACTCTGAGGGGGCTCCATGTCTGACTAGAGTCAGTGTTCGGTCTGGGCTTCCCTCTGTGCCTAGATTTAGATCTCACTCTGAGGGGGCTCCATCTCTTGCTGGAGTCAGTGTTTGGTCTGGGGTTCCCTTTGTGCCTAGAGTTAGGTCTCACTCTGAGGGGGCTCCATCTCTTGCTGGAGTCAGTGTTCGGTCTGGGCTTCCCTCTGTGCCTAGAGTTAGGTCTCACTCTGAGGGGGCTCCATCTCTTGCTGGAGTCAGTGTTTGGTCTGGGGTTCCCTTTGTGCCTAGAGTTAGGTCTCACTCTGAGGGGGCTCCGTCTCTGGCTGGAGTCAATATTCAATCTAGGGCTCCCTCTATGCCTAGAATTAGGTCTCACTCTGCGGTCAGGGCTTCATCTCTTGCTGGAGTCAGTATTCAATCTGGGGCTCCCTCTGTGCCTAGAATTAGGTCTTACTCTGAGGTCAGAGGTCATTCTATGATGAAAGTCAATGCCCAATCTGGTGTTCATGTTGGGGCTCCTTCTGTACTTGGAGTCAGGCCTCGGACCCAGGGCAGGGCTCATTCTTTGATGGGAGACAGTGCTTGGTCTGGGATTCAGACTAGGGTTCAGTCTGGGCCCAGGGTCCAGTCTCAGGCCCTGACCAGGACCTGTTCTTTGACTGAAGTCAGTCCTCATTCTGGGATTCATCTTGAGAAGAAGTTTGTGACCAAGGCCAAGGCTCAAACCAATCTCAAAGATCACTCTGGGGCTGAGACTAAGGAGCAATCTGTGCTGGAGATCCAGGATCAGTCTGGATTGACGGCTTTATCTATGACTGGAACTGGTTCTCAGCCTGAAGCCGGGTTGGGGGTTCCATCTATGACTGAGGCCAAGAATCAGCCTGAGAAAGATATCAGAGCTCAATCAGAAGCCAGTTCTAGGGCTCAGTCTGAAGTTAGGACTCAGCCTAGAACCCTGGCTAATGTTCAGCCTAAAGAAAGGGTCAAGGCTCAGTATGGGCTCAAGGTCCAGGCTCAATCTGAAGTCAGGACTCCGCCTAGAACCCTAGGTAGGACTCAGTTTAGAAAAGGAGTCAGGGCTCAGTCTGGAGCTAAGGTCAGGACAAAGTCTGGGCCCAGTGTCAAGTCTGGGTTCAGAGTGAAAACTAAACCTGCAGTTGGCATCAGAGCTCAGCCTgggaaagaagttaaggaaaaatCTAAAGACAAATCTAGAGCTCAGTCTGGTTTCAGGGTCAGTAATAAATCTGAGGTAGGGAACGGGGTTCAGTATGGGGCTAGAGTGAAGGGTcagtctggggctggggtgaaaACTCCTTCTGGGGCTAGAGTCAGGGCTCAGACTGGAACTGGGGTCAGAATTCAGTCTGTGGGTGGG TCTGTGGCTGGGGAGAGGGCTCAGTCTGGGGCTGAGGAGAGGGTTCCGTCTGTGGCTGGGGAGAGGGTTATGTCTGTGGCTGGGGAGAGGGCTCAGTCTGTGGCTGGGGAGAGGGCTCAGTCTGGGGCTGAGGAGAAGGTTCCGTCTGTGGCTGGGGAGAGGGTTATGTCTGTGGCTGGGGAGAGGGTTATGTCTGTGGCTGGGGAGAGGGCTCAGTCTGTGGCTGGGGAGAGGGCTCAGTCTGGGGCTGAGGAGAAGGTTCCGTCTGTGGCTGAGGAGAAGGTTCCGTCTGTGGCTGGGGAGAGGGTTATGTCTGTGGCTGGGGAGAGGGCTCAGTCTGTGGCTGGGGAGAGGGCTCAGTCTGTGCCTGGGGAGAGGGCTCAGTCTGTGGCTGGGGAGAGGGCTCAGTCTGTGGCTGGGGAGAGGGCTCAGTCTGTGGCTGGGGAGAGGGCTCAGTCTGTGCCTGGGGAGAGGGCTCAGTCTGTGGCTGGGGAGAGGGCTCAGTCTGTGGCTGGGGAGAGGGCTCAGTCTGTGGCTGGGGAGAGGGCTCAGTCTGTGGCTGGGGAGAGGGCTCAGTCTGTGGTTGGAGTGAGGTCTCAGTCTGTGGCTGGGGAGAGGGCTCAGTCTGTGGCTGGGGAGAGGGCTCAGTCTGTGGCTGGGGAGAGGGCTCAGTCTGTGCCTGGGGAGAGGGTTATGTCTGTGGCTGGGGAGAGGGCTCAGTCTGTGGCTGGGGAGAGGGCTCAGTCTGTGGCTGGGGAGAGGGCTCAGTCTGTGGCTGGGGAGAGGGCTCAGTCTGTGGCTGGGGAGAGGGCTCAGTCTGTGGCTGGGGAGAGGGCTCAGTCTGTGCCTGGGGAGAGGGCTCAGTCTGTGGCTGGGGAGAGGGCTCAGTCTGTGCCTGGGGAGAGGGTTATGTCTGTGGCTGGGGAGAGGGCTCAGTCTGTGGCTGGGGAGAGGGCTCAGTCTGTGGCTGGGGAGAGGGCTCAGTCTGTGGCTGGGGAGAGGGCTCAGTCTGTGGCTGGGGAGAGGGCTCAGTCTGTGGCTGGGGAGAGGGCTCAGTCTGTGGCTGGGGAGAGGGCTCAGTCTGTGGCTGGGGAGAGGGCTCAGTCTGTGCCTGGGGAGAGGGTTATGTCTGTGGCTGGGGAGAGGGCTCAGTCTGTGCCTGGGGAGAGGGCTCAGTCTGTGCCTGGGGAGAGGGTTATGTCTGTGGCTGGGGAGAGGGCTCAGTCTGTGGCTGGGGAGAGGGCTCAGTCTGTGGCTGGGGAGAGGGCTCAGTCTGTGGCTGGGGAGAGGGCTCAGTCTGTGCCTGGGGAAAGGGCTCAGTCTGTGGCTGAGGAGAGTCATTCTGTGGCTGGGGAGAGCCAATCTGTGGCTAGGGAGAGGGCTCAGTCTGTGACTGGGGAGAGGGCTCAGTCTGTGGCTGGGGTCAGACCTAAGACTGGGACTGGGGTGTAA